One genomic region from Dromaius novaehollandiae isolate bDroNov1 chromosome 21, bDroNov1.hap1, whole genome shotgun sequence encodes:
- the LOC112988007 gene encoding TLC domain-containing protein 5-like has protein sequence MLFPLPLRVACSLIAWLSLYAWFCRRYKHRNYEWSCRLVTLTHGILATCLSAYIGFIDGPWPLTHAGSPNTTLQVHVLCLSLGYFLFDLCWCVYFQTEGALMLAHHLVSILGITASLALGESAAEVNAVIFGSEITNPLLQARWFLREMGCYHSLTGDLVDFFFVVLFTGVRIGVGAWLMYCELASPKPRWYIKLGGVIMYAVSWVFMVSICRFARRKSMKKYHAWRSRRSEELFLETNGHLKNQ, from the exons ATGCTGTTCCCCCTGCCTCTGCGGGTAGCCTGCAGCCTGATTGCCTGGCTCTCTCTCTACGCTTGGTTCTGCCGTCGCTACAAGCACCGGAACTACGAATGGAGCTGCAGGCTGGTCACCCTGACCCATGGCATCCTTGCTACCTGCCTCTCTGCTTACATTGGCTTTATTGATGGTCCCTGGCCTTTAACTCATGCAG GATCACCAAACACAACTCTTCAGGTGCATGTGCTGTGCCTTAGCTTGGGCTACTTCCTCTTCGACCTGTGCTGGTGTGTGTACTTCCAGACGGAgggtgccctgatgctggcccaCCATCTGGTGAGCATCTTGGGCATCACAGCGTCATTGGCACTTGGGGAATCAGCTGCTGAGGTCAACGCCGTCATCTTTGGCAGTGAGATCACTAACCCGCTGTTGCAGGCCCGCTGGTTCCTGAGGGAGATGGGGTGTTACCACAGCCTCACAGGTGACCTTGTGGATTTCTTCTTTGTGGTTCTCTTCACTGGGGTGCGGATTGGAGTGGGGGCCTGGCTGATGTACTGTGAGCTTGCCTCTCCCAAACCCAGGTGGTACATTAAGCTGGGTGGCGTGATCATGTATGCTGTCTCCTGGGTTTTCATGGTCAGCATCTGTCGCTTCGCAAGGAGGAAGAGCATGAAGAAGTACCATGCTTGGAGGAGTCGGAGGAGCGAGGAGCTGTTCTTGGAAACTAATGGACATCTGAAAAATCAGTGA